A single region of the Cronobacter condimenti 1330 genome encodes:
- the bssS gene encoding biofilm formation regulator BssS, with amino-acid sequence MMEKNEVIQTHPLVGWDISTVDSYDALMLRLHYQTSPQVDREATEVGQTLWLTTDVARQFISILEAGIAKIESGEYQESDYRKH; translated from the coding sequence ATGATGGAAAAAAATGAAGTAATACAGACGCATCCCCTTGTTGGATGGGACATCAGCACCGTCGACAGCTATGACGCACTGATGCTGCGGTTGCACTATCAGACCTCTCCGCAGGTGGATCGCGAAGCAACCGAAGTTGGCCAGACTTTATGGCTTACGACCGATGTAGCACGACAATTTATTTCTATCTTAGAAGCCGGCATTGCAAAAATTGAATCCGGTGAGTACCAGGAAAGCGATTATCGCAAGCACTGA
- the solA gene encoding N-methyl-L-tryptophan oxidase, producing MEYDLIIIGSGSTGAAAGYYATRAGLNVLMIDSAHPPHQEGSHHGDTRLIRHAYGEGERYVPLVLRAQTLWEELQEQGGERIFERTGIINLGPADSTFLANVADSAARWQLPLEKLTGDEVMARWPEIRLPENYLGLFEPNSGVLRSEKAIATYIRLAKEAGCAQLFNCPVSDFSATPEGVSVTTIDGVYHARKALISAGTWVTRLVPGLPVTPVRKIFAWYQADGRYSTNNRFPAFTGEMPNGDQFYGFPAENNELKIGKHNGGQVISRPEERVPFGAVATDGAEAFPFLRHFLPGIGGCLYGASCTYDNTPDEDFIIDTLPDAPNVLLVTGLSGHGFKFASVLGEIATQFAADKPYDVDLTPFSLSRFTSPA from the coding sequence ATGGAATACGATCTGATTATCATCGGCAGCGGTTCAACAGGCGCAGCGGCCGGTTATTATGCAACTCGCGCCGGGCTTAACGTATTAATGATAGACAGCGCCCACCCGCCGCATCAGGAAGGCAGCCACCATGGCGACACGCGGCTTATCCGCCACGCCTATGGCGAAGGCGAGCGTTATGTTCCGCTGGTACTACGTGCCCAGACGCTGTGGGAAGAGCTTCAGGAGCAAGGCGGCGAGCGTATTTTCGAGCGCACCGGCATTATTAATCTCGGCCCGGCTGACTCCACCTTTCTTGCGAATGTTGCCGACAGCGCGGCGCGCTGGCAGCTCCCGCTTGAGAAACTGACGGGTGACGAGGTGATGGCGCGCTGGCCTGAAATCCGCCTGCCGGAAAATTATCTTGGCCTGTTTGAGCCCAATTCCGGCGTGTTACGCAGTGAAAAAGCCATTGCCACCTACATCCGTCTCGCCAAAGAGGCGGGCTGCGCACAGCTCTTCAACTGCCCTGTCAGCGATTTTAGTGCCACACCCGAGGGCGTCAGCGTGACCACGATCGATGGCGTTTACCACGCCCGCAAGGCGCTGATTAGCGCCGGTACCTGGGTCACGCGTCTGGTGCCGGGCCTGCCGGTGACGCCGGTACGTAAAATTTTCGCCTGGTATCAGGCCGATGGCCGCTACAGCACCAATAACCGGTTTCCCGCTTTCACCGGCGAGATGCCGAACGGCGATCAGTTCTACGGTTTCCCTGCGGAAAATAACGAGCTGAAAATCGGTAAACATAATGGCGGGCAGGTGATTTCGCGCCCGGAAGAACGCGTGCCCTTCGGCGCGGTGGCCACCGATGGCGCTGAAGCCTTCCCGTTCCTGCGCCATTTCCTGCCGGGCATCGGCGGCTGTCTTTATGGCGCGTCCTGCACCTATGACAACACGCCGGACGAAGATTTTATTATCGACACACTGCCAGATGCGCCAAACGTGCTACTGGTAACCGGCCTGAGTGGTCACGGCTTTAAGTTCGCATCGGTGCTGGGGGAAATCGCCACGCAGTTCGCTGCTGACAAACCGTATGATGTTGACCTTACGCCGTTCTCGCTGTCGCGTTTTACCTCTCCTGCCTGA
- the dinI gene encoding DNA damage-inducible protein I, whose protein sequence is MRIEVTIAKTTPLPPGAIDALACELSRRIESHYPEMPNHVSVRYAAANQLSVLGGAKEDKDRISEILQETWESADDWFTAD, encoded by the coding sequence ATGCGTATTGAAGTGACTATCGCCAAAACCACGCCGCTGCCACCAGGCGCTATTGACGCGCTGGCCTGCGAGCTATCCCGCCGTATTGAAAGCCATTATCCGGAAATGCCGAACCATGTCAGCGTGCGCTATGCCGCTGCCAATCAGCTGTCGGTTCTGGGTGGTGCGAAAGAAGATAAAGATCGCATCAGTGAAATTCTCCAGGAAACCTGGGAGAGCGCTGACGACTGGTTTACCGCCGATTAA
- the trhO gene encoding oxygen-dependent tRNA uridine(34) hydroxylase TrhO, with the protein MPVLHNRISNEELRARMLAETEPRTTISFYKYFTIDDPKATRDALWQAFTALNVFGRIYLAHEGINAQISVPESQVEAFRATLYGFHPALNGVRLNIALDDDGKSFWVLRMKVRDRIVADGIDDPTFDASDVGDYLKAAEVNAMLDDPDAVFIDMRNHYEYEVGHFENALEIPADTFREQLPKAVEMMQEYRDKKIVMYCTGGIRCEKASAFMRHNGFQKVWHIEGGIIEYARKAREQGLPVRFVGKNFVFDERMGERISDDVIAHCHQCGTPCDSHTNCKNDGCHLLFIQCPACAQKFDGCCSELCKEEMALPEDEQRRRRAGRENGNKIFNKSRGRLNTTLGIPDPE; encoded by the coding sequence ATGCCAGTGTTACACAACCGCATATCGAATGAGGAGCTGAGGGCGCGAATGCTCGCCGAAACCGAGCCGCGTACCACTATCTCATTCTATAAGTATTTCACCATCGACGATCCGAAAGCCACGCGCGACGCGCTCTGGCAGGCGTTTACTGCACTGAATGTTTTTGGCCGTATCTATCTAGCCCATGAAGGTATCAACGCGCAAATCAGCGTGCCGGAAAGTCAGGTGGAGGCGTTTCGCGCCACGCTGTATGGCTTCCATCCGGCGCTAAACGGCGTGCGTCTGAATATTGCGCTGGATGACGACGGCAAATCCTTTTGGGTGCTGCGCATGAAAGTGCGTGATCGTATCGTCGCAGACGGTATCGACGATCCGACCTTTGATGCCAGCGATGTCGGCGATTATCTGAAGGCGGCGGAAGTCAACGCGATGCTGGACGATCCGGACGCGGTGTTTATTGATATGCGTAACCACTATGAATATGAAGTGGGGCATTTTGAGAACGCGCTGGAAATTCCGGCCGACACCTTCCGCGAGCAACTGCCGAAAGCGGTAGAAATGATGCAGGAGTACAGGGACAAGAAAATTGTCATGTACTGCACGGGGGGGATCCGCTGTGAAAAGGCGAGCGCGTTCATGCGCCACAACGGTTTCCAGAAAGTCTGGCATATCGAAGGCGGCATTATTGAGTACGCGCGTAAAGCGCGTGAGCAGGGGTTGCCGGTGCGTTTTGTCGGTAAAAACTTCGTGTTCGACGAACGTATGGGCGAGCGTATTTCTGACGATGTTATCGCGCACTGCCACCAGTGCGGCACGCCGTGCGACAGCCACACCAACTGCAAAAATGACGGCTGCCACCTGCTGTTTATCCAGTGTCCGGCCTGTGCGCAGAAGTTCGACGGTTGTTGCAGCGAGCTGTGTAAAGAAGAGATGGCGTTGCCGGAAGATGAACAGCGCCGCCGCCGCGCTGGACGCGAGAACGGCAACAAAATCTTCAATAAATCCCGCGGTCGGCTCAACACCACGCTCGGCATTCCAGACCCGGAATAA
- a CDS encoding cytochrome b, whose amino-acid sequence MQWRNSPTRYGHISVLLHWLMALTVYGMFALGLWMVSLGYYDVWYHQAPEIHKSIGIILFVFLLVRVVWRFISPPPPPLASYSRLTHYSAVAAHIMLYLILFTILISGYLISTAEGKPISVFGLFDVPALVSGAGEQADLAGDIHLWLAWSVVVLSVLHALAALKHHFVDKDVTLKRMLGKASH is encoded by the coding sequence ATGCAGTGGCGTAACTCACCAACTCGATATGGACATATTTCGGTACTTCTTCACTGGCTGATGGCGCTGACAGTTTACGGCATGTTTGCGCTGGGGCTTTGGATGGTATCGCTCGGCTATTACGATGTCTGGTATCACCAGGCGCCGGAAATTCACAAAAGCATCGGCATTATTCTGTTTGTTTTTCTGCTGGTGCGGGTGGTCTGGCGCTTTATCTCACCTCCGCCACCGCCACTCGCCAGCTATTCGCGTCTGACCCATTACAGTGCGGTCGCCGCGCACATCATGCTCTATTTGATCCTTTTTACGATCCTTATCAGCGGCTATCTGATCTCGACGGCGGAAGGCAAGCCGATTTCTGTCTTTGGCCTGTTCGACGTGCCCGCGTTGGTGAGCGGCGCGGGAGAGCAGGCCGATCTCGCCGGGGACATTCATTTATGGCTCGCCTGGAGCGTCGTGGTCCTTTCGGTCCTGCACGCGCTGGCCGCGCTGAAACATCACTTTGTCGACAAAGACGTCACCCTGAAGCGGATGCTCGGGAAAGCGTCACATTAA
- a CDS encoding YceI family protein, whose protein sequence is MKKSLLGVTLGALLFTTGSAVAADYKIDKEGQHAFVNFRIQHLGYSWLYGTFRDFDGTFTFDEKNPSADKVNVTINTNSVDTNHAERDKHLRSAEFLNVAKFPKATFTSTGVKKDGDDLDITGDLTLNGVTKPVTLEAKLLGQGKDPWGGERAGFEAEGKIKLKDFNITTDLGPASQEVDLIISVEGVKQK, encoded by the coding sequence ATGAAGAAAAGCCTGCTGGGGGTTACTCTGGGTGCCCTGCTGTTCACGACCGGTTCAGCCGTTGCTGCTGACTACAAGATTGATAAAGAAGGGCAGCATGCCTTCGTTAATTTCCGCATTCAGCATCTGGGTTATAGCTGGCTGTACGGAACGTTCCGCGACTTCGACGGTACGTTCACGTTTGATGAGAAAAACCCGTCGGCGGATAAAGTTAACGTTACCATCAATACCAATAGCGTCGACACCAACCACGCCGAGCGCGACAAACACCTGCGCAGCGCGGAATTCCTGAACGTGGCGAAATTCCCGAAAGCGACGTTCACCTCAACCGGCGTGAAGAAAGATGGCGACGACCTGGATATTACCGGCGACCTGACCCTGAACGGCGTGACGAAGCCGGTTACCCTGGAAGCGAAACTGCTGGGCCAGGGTAAAGATCCGTGGGGCGGCGAACGCGCAGGCTTTGAAGCCGAGGGCAAGATTAAGCTTAAGGACTTCAACATCACCACCGATCTGGGGCCTGCGTCTCAGGAAGTGGATTTGATTATTTCGGTTGAAGGCGTGAAGCAGAAATAA